Proteins found in one Nitratiruptor sp. SB155-2 genomic segment:
- a CDS encoding 3'-5' exonuclease, producing MNKLEKLAFKLTKKSMQKEQFFGLLQNLFGMFEDPQIIYETLKARGFPLDEKENTIFLKTAITPYQEQEFVVVDIETNGSKPEFSQVIEIGAIKFKGNTIIDRFESFIYAEDVPEYISKLTGILQEDLENAPSQKEVLLSFKEFLQDAVFVAHNVRFDYNFISSKLEQLGLEKLANRKLCSIDLARKTIESERYGLEFLNETLGINTAVSHRAYADALTAYKILQMSFEKLPNEVKSTEDLIKFSKSAKRKKVKKTTKLSESTLPQADPPSCSQQS from the coding sequence TTGAATAAACTGGAAAAACTGGCTTTCAAATTGACCAAAAAATCGATGCAAAAAGAGCAGTTTTTTGGGCTTTTGCAAAATCTTTTTGGCATGTTTGAAGATCCTCAAATTATTTATGAAACACTCAAAGCCAGAGGATTCCCTTTGGATGAAAAAGAGAATACAATTTTTTTGAAAACAGCGATAACGCCATACCAAGAGCAGGAATTTGTCGTTGTCGATATAGAGACAAACGGGAGTAAACCAGAGTTTTCTCAAGTGATCGAGATAGGAGCCATCAAATTCAAAGGCAATACAATCATTGATCGTTTCGAGAGTTTTATCTATGCCGAGGATGTTCCGGAGTATATCAGTAAATTGACCGGCATCCTTCAAGAGGATCTGGAAAATGCACCATCTCAAAAAGAGGTGCTGCTTTCGTTTAAAGAGTTTTTACAAGATGCTGTTTTTGTTGCACACAATGTACGTTTCGACTACAATTTTATTTCAAGTAAACTGGAACAGCTCGGTTTGGAAAAATTGGCCAATAGAAAGCTTTGTTCCATCGATCTGGCAAGAAAAACGATTGAGAGTGAACGTTACGGGTTGGAGTTTCTCAATGAGACACTCGGCATCAATACGGCTGTGAGCCATCGGGCATATGCTGATGCGTTAACGGCGTATAAAATTTTACAAATGTCCTTTGAAAAACTGCCAAATGAAGTGAAATCGACAGAGGATTTGATCAAATTTAGCAAAAGTGCGAAACGAAAAAAAGTGAAAAAGACTACAAAACTTTCTGAATCAACTTTGCCCCAAGCAGATCCCCCCAGTTGTTCACAGCAGTCCTGA
- the fabG gene encoding 3-oxoacyl-ACP reductase FabG: MQFSGKNVLVTGASRGIGAQIAKVLAGYGLKVWINYRSGAEAADKIQAEIEAAGGEAAVIGFDVSDEKAFIEAIKTIIDSDGELSYLVNNAGITKDKLAMRMSVEDFESVIRANLTSAFIGCREALKAMSKKRFGSVVNISSIVGETGNAGQVNYSASKGGMIAMTKSFALEGAARGIRFNCVTPGFIATDMTKELKEEIKEAYISKIPLKRFGDPKEVAEAVAFLLSDGAGYITGETIKVNGGMYL; the protein is encoded by the coding sequence ATGCAATTTAGCGGAAAAAATGTTTTAGTAACTGGTGCAAGCAGGGGGATTGGTGCACAGATCGCAAAAGTTTTGGCTGGATATGGCCTAAAGGTTTGGATCAACTATCGAAGTGGGGCCGAAGCAGCCGATAAGATACAAGCTGAAATCGAAGCAGCCGGTGGAGAAGCGGCGGTTATCGGATTTGATGTGAGTGATGAAAAAGCTTTCATAGAGGCTATCAAAACGATTATCGATAGTGATGGGGAACTAAGTTATCTTGTCAATAATGCCGGTATTACCAAAGACAAACTTGCTATGCGCATGAGCGTAGAAGATTTTGAAAGTGTCATACGAGCCAATTTGACGAGTGCTTTCATAGGATGTCGAGAAGCTCTCAAAGCGATGAGCAAAAAACGATTTGGCAGTGTTGTAAATATCTCCAGTATCGTAGGCGAAACAGGAAACGCTGGACAGGTGAACTACAGCGCGAGTAAGGGTGGGATGATTGCGATGACAAAATCCTTTGCCCTTGAAGGGGCTGCACGAGGCATTCGTTTTAACTGTGTGACTCCCGGATTTATCGCAACCGATATGACCAAAGAGCTCAAAGAGGAGATCAAAGAAGCCTATATATCCAAAATTCCACTAAAGCGATTTGGTGATCCCAAAGAGGTTGCCGAAGCGGTTGCTTTTTTACTGAGTGATGGTGCTGGTTACATTACAGGAGAGACGATTAAGGTTAATGGCGGAATGTATTTATAA
- a CDS encoding beta-ketoacyl-ACP synthase II codes for MRRVVVTGLGMINSLGHDKKSSFEAIINGETGVDHITLFDPSNQSVKIAAEVKDFDPTTVLDPKDVKKADRFIQLGIKAAREAMADAGFDGEVDNDRFGISSASGIGGLATIEKNSVVCNTRGPRRISPFFIPSALVNMLGGFISIEHKLKGPNLSSVTACAAGTHAITEAAKTIMLGGADRMLVVGSEAAICPIGIGGFAAMKALSTYNDDPKHASRPFDAKRNGFVMGEGSGALVLEEYEAAKARGAKIYAELIGFGESGDANHITTPAPEGEGAYRAMKAALAMAGVDRVDYINAHGTSTKYNDWYETMAIKKLFGGKENCPPVSSTKGQTAHCLGAAGAIEAVITLMALTEGVIPPTINYEEPDPDCDLDYVPNEARKADLEIVMSNSFGFGGTNGVVVFKKV; via the coding sequence TTGAGAAGAGTTGTTGTAACCGGTCTTGGAATGATCAATTCTTTGGGACATGACAAAAAAAGTTCATTCGAAGCGATTATTAATGGAGAGACAGGAGTTGATCATATAACACTTTTTGACCCTTCTAATCAATCAGTGAAAATTGCTGCGGAAGTGAAAGATTTTGATCCTACAACGGTACTCGATCCAAAAGATGTAAAAAAAGCGGACCGATTTATCCAGCTAGGCATTAAGGCGGCACGTGAAGCGATGGCAGATGCCGGATTTGATGGCGAGGTAGACAATGACAGATTCGGTATCAGTTCAGCATCCGGTATCGGAGGACTTGCGACGATCGAAAAAAATTCTGTTGTCTGCAATACAAGAGGTCCGAGAAGAATTAGTCCATTTTTTATCCCTTCAGCGCTTGTAAATATGCTTGGTGGTTTTATATCTATCGAACACAAACTCAAAGGTCCCAATCTTTCCAGTGTGACAGCCTGTGCTGCAGGGACTCATGCGATTACAGAAGCTGCTAAAACAATCATGCTTGGTGGTGCTGACAGAATGCTTGTTGTGGGCTCTGAAGCTGCTATTTGCCCTATTGGTATAGGTGGATTTGCTGCGATGAAAGCACTTTCTACCTATAATGACGATCCCAAGCACGCATCACGTCCTTTTGATGCCAAAAGAAACGGTTTTGTGATGGGAGAGGGCAGCGGTGCACTGGTATTGGAAGAGTATGAGGCAGCCAAAGCAAGAGGGGCAAAAATCTACGCCGAACTTATAGGTTTTGGTGAAAGTGGTGATGCGAACCATATCACGACTCCAGCCCCTGAAGGCGAAGGTGCCTATAGAGCCATGAAAGCCGCGTTGGCGATGGCCGGAGTGGATAGAGTTGACTACATCAATGCTCACGGGACTAGTACGAAGTACAATGATTGGTATGAAACGATGGCGATCAAAAAGCTGTTTGGTGGGAAAGAGAACTGTCCTCCGGTAAGCTCTACAAAGGGTCAAACGGCGCACTGCCTCGGTGCAGCCGGAGCGATTGAGGCGGTCATTACTCTTATGGCGCTGACAGAAGGGGTTATTCCCCCAACGATCAATTATGAAGAGCCAGATCCAGATTGTGATCTGGATTACGTGCCAAATGAAGCAAGAAAAGCCGATTTGGAAATTGTGATGAGCAACTCTTTTGGATTTGGCGGCACAAACGGTGTTGTCGTATTCAAAAAGGTTTGA
- the accA gene encoding acetyl-CoA carboxylase carboxyl transferase subunit alpha has product MATYLDFEQKIKEIENELEAAKARGDTAAIEIFEKDLQKEASKTYKNLSDYQKLQLARHPDRPYALDYIRLILDDAYEIHGDRCFRDDPAILCYLGYIDGQKTLVIGEQKGRGTKNKLKRNFGMPHPEGYRKALRAAKMAEKFGLPILMLIDTPGAYPGIGAEERGQSEAIARNLIEFSMLDTPTISIVIGEGGSGGALAIGVADKLAMLKYSVFSVISPEGCAAILWNDPAKVEQATKALKITAEDLKELGLIDDIIDEPFMGAHRDKEGAAKALKEYYLQNIRELMQMDPKERLEKRYEKLMKMGRFKE; this is encoded by the coding sequence TTGGCGACATACCTCGATTTTGAACAAAAAATCAAAGAGATTGAAAATGAACTCGAAGCGGCAAAAGCAAGAGGCGATACTGCCGCTATCGAGATTTTTGAAAAAGACCTGCAAAAAGAGGCTTCCAAAACTTATAAAAATCTAAGTGACTACCAAAAGCTTCAGCTTGCAAGACACCCCGATAGACCTTATGCCCTTGATTACATCCGCCTCATTTTGGATGATGCATATGAAATCCACGGAGACAGATGTTTTCGTGACGATCCTGCGATCCTTTGCTACCTTGGGTACATCGATGGCCAAAAAACTCTTGTCATAGGGGAACAAAAAGGGCGAGGCACGAAAAACAAGCTCAAAAGAAACTTTGGAATGCCTCATCCCGAAGGATATCGAAAAGCACTTCGAGCCGCAAAGATGGCAGAAAAATTCGGGCTCCCTATTTTAATGCTGATCGATACGCCAGGAGCGTATCCTGGGATAGGAGCCGAAGAGAGAGGGCAAAGTGAAGCGATAGCGAGGAATCTTATTGAGTTCAGCATGCTTGATACTCCCACTATCTCTATCGTAATAGGTGAAGGCGGAAGCGGGGGAGCGCTTGCCATCGGTGTTGCTGATAAGTTGGCAATGCTGAAATATTCTGTTTTTAGTGTCATCTCGCCTGAGGGGTGTGCAGCCATCCTTTGGAATGATCCGGCAAAGGTTGAGCAGGCCACGAAAGCTTTGAAAATAACTGCAGAGGATTTGAAGGAATTGGGACTTATCGATGATATTATCGATGAGCCCTTTATGGGCGCCCATCGAGACAAAGAAGGCGCAGCAAAAGCCCTGAAAGAGTATTATCTGCAAAATATTCGAGAGCTCATGCAGATGGATCCTAAAGAGCGTCTAGAAAAGCGGTATGAGAAATTGATGAAAATGGGCAGGTTCAAAGAGTAG
- the rpmB gene encoding 50S ribosomal protein L28, whose amino-acid sequence MSKKCQVTGKKPITGHNVSHANNKTKRRFLPNIRTVRVTLPDGTKKKIKVSAKGLRILKKKNFQVDL is encoded by the coding sequence ATGTCCAAAAAATGTCAAGTAACTGGCAAAAAACCGATCACTGGTCACAATGTCAGCCACGCAAACAATAAGACAAAAAGAAGATTTTTACCAAATATAAGAACTGTACGTGTTACGCTTCCAGACGGCACTAAGAAAAAGATAAAAGTATCTGCAAAGGGTCTTAGAATTCTTAAAAAGAAAAATTTTCAAGTAGACCTGTAA
- the rpe gene encoding ribulose-phosphate 3-epimerase, with translation MLVAPSILSADFGILAKEVIDICEAGADLVHVDVMDGHFVPNMTIGPVVAKAVAAVATKPLDVHLMVEDNSFFVDLFAPLKPKYISFHYESEQHHHRVAQKIRDYGISPAIVINPATPVNVLEEIIKYVDMVLLMSVNPGFGGQKFIPVFDKIKQTKELIEKHNPSCLIEVDGGVSDKNIHELKAAGVDVAVAGSYVFGHKDYAQAIASLKV, from the coding sequence ATGCTCGTAGCCCCAAGTATACTCAGTGCCGATTTTGGAATTTTGGCTAAAGAGGTGATCGATATTTGCGAAGCTGGTGCGGATCTTGTTCATGTGGATGTGATGGATGGCCATTTCGTACCAAATATGACTATCGGACCGGTTGTTGCCAAAGCAGTTGCTGCAGTGGCTACGAAGCCTTTGGATGTGCATCTGATGGTGGAAGACAATAGCTTTTTTGTCGATCTTTTTGCCCCACTGAAGCCAAAATATATTTCGTTTCATTACGAAAGTGAACAGCATCATCATAGAGTTGCGCAAAAAATAAGAGATTATGGTATCTCTCCTGCAATTGTCATCAATCCAGCAACTCCGGTTAATGTGCTTGAAGAGATCATCAAATATGTAGATATGGTCCTTTTGATGAGTGTCAATCCCGGTTTTGGAGGGCAGAAGTTTATCCCGGTTTTTGACAAAATCAAACAGACGAAAGAACTGATTGAAAAGCATAATCCTTCGTGTCTTATCGAAGTGGATGGAGGAGTGAGCGATAAAAACATCCATGAGCTGAAAGCCGCCGGTGTTGATGTAGCGGTTGCTGGAAGTTATGTCTTTGGACACAAGGACTATGCACAGGCAATAGCAAGTCTCAAGGTATAA
- a CDS encoding phosphoribosylanthranilate isomerase, translating to MRVKICGITNLEDALVAIEAGADALGFVFYEKSPRYIHPQEAKIISKKLPPFVERVGLFVHEEPVKIDEICSYCNMSLAQIHFDVEESFFEKLQTKALPVVRAKCAEDILQFSDRYRLVDAYVPEFGGAGRRVALEWFENIDCSKIVLAGGLSPKNVSEVKRYGFYGVDVSSGVEARKGKKDPQKVREFIQKAKFE from the coding sequence GTGCGAGTAAAGATCTGCGGTATTACAAATCTTGAAGATGCACTTGTTGCGATAGAAGCCGGTGCAGATGCTTTAGGATTTGTATTTTATGAAAAATCTCCCCGCTACATTCATCCCCAAGAGGCAAAAATAATCAGCAAAAAGCTTCCTCCCTTTGTGGAACGGGTTGGACTGTTTGTTCACGAAGAACCTGTAAAGATCGATGAAATCTGCTCATATTGCAATATGAGTCTTGCCCAGATCCATTTTGACGTGGAAGAGTCTTTTTTTGAAAAGCTTCAAACAAAAGCGTTGCCAGTAGTCCGAGCAAAATGTGCTGAAGATATCTTACAATTTTCCGATCGCTACAGGTTGGTAGATGCGTATGTACCGGAGTTTGGAGGAGCCGGTCGAAGAGTGGCACTGGAGTGGTTCGAAAATATAGACTGCTCAAAAATCGTTTTGGCAGGAGGTCTTAGTCCAAAGAACGTTTCGGAAGTGAAACGGTACGGTTTTTACGGTGTAGACGTAAGTAGTGGAGTAGAGGCTCGAAAAGGAAAAAAAGATCCCCAAAAAGTTCGAGAGTTTATCCAAAAGGCAAAGTTTGAATAA
- a CDS encoding DUF465 domain-containing protein, which produces MLEEFPQELIQKIRQENPHFDKIIERHEELKKIVKDVEEGREHMEDLELEKLKLEKLKLKDEAYAIVMQYKKEHGL; this is translated from the coding sequence ATGTTAGAAGAATTTCCACAAGAATTGATTCAAAAAATAAGACAGGAAAACCCTCATTTCGATAAGATCATCGAACGACACGAGGAACTGAAAAAGATCGTCAAAGATGTAGAAGAGGGCCGCGAACACATGGAAGACCTGGAGCTTGAAAAACTGAAACTGGAAAAACTAAAACTCAAAGATGAAGCATACGCTATCGTCATGCAATACAAAAAAGAACATGGACTGTAA
- the acpP gene encoding acyl carrier protein — MADIFEQVKEVVVEQLNANPDEVKPESRFVEDLNADSLDVVELVMALEEKFGIEIPDEDAEKIQTVGDAVKYIEEHKS; from the coding sequence ATGGCAGATATTTTCGAACAGGTCAAAGAGGTTGTTGTAGAACAACTCAACGCAAATCCTGATGAGGTAAAACCTGAGTCTCGATTTGTAGAAGATTTGAATGCAGACAGTTTAGATGTTGTGGAATTGGTAATGGCTTTGGAAGAGAAATTTGGTATCGAAATTCCTGATGAAGACGCAGAAAAGATTCAAACAGTCGGTGACGCAGTAAAATATATCGAAGAACACAAATCTTAA
- the argJ gene encoding bifunctional glutamate N-acetyltransferase/amino-acid acetyltransferase ArgJ, which yields MRFQLFPIQNPIEHVQGFYCDGVMAGLKKNGLDVGFLYSDTPAHVAAIFTRNRFQAAPIKHFQKNAIQTSNFILVNSKNANAMTGEEGIEDIEEVLSSLQTKFPLHNPIMSSTGVIGVRLPKEKIINAALSFDLNAQNSENFAKAIMTTDTFPKYMGFKVELEDGTSFHIAGFAKGAGMINPTMATMLCFIVTDAKVPEEVMKPLLQKHAQTTFNAISVDGDTSTNDSVFLMANGKSEVYEKEAFEYALHTIMHHLALQIVKDGEGANKLVAFKITGAANDKDAQIAAKALTNSLLVKTALFGEDPNWGRIASTIGASGIECDEKKLTIAIGDIVVYERGRNLFDDAREKKAHIVMKQDEFVIHCDLGLGDGKFTAYGCDLGYEYVKINAEYRT from the coding sequence ATGCGCTTCCAACTCTTTCCGATACAAAACCCGATTGAACATGTGCAAGGTTTTTATTGTGACGGAGTAATGGCCGGGCTTAAAAAAAATGGGCTCGATGTTGGATTTCTCTACTCAGATACTCCAGCCCATGTTGCGGCCATCTTTACGCGAAATAGATTTCAAGCTGCACCCATTAAGCATTTCCAAAAAAACGCCATACAGACAAGCAATTTCATTTTGGTCAACTCCAAAAATGCCAACGCCATGACAGGCGAAGAGGGTATTGAAGATATCGAAGAGGTTCTATCATCCCTTCAAACAAAATTTCCCTTGCACAATCCCATTATGAGCTCTACCGGAGTCATCGGCGTTCGACTTCCAAAAGAGAAAATCATCAATGCGGCTTTATCTTTTGATTTGAACGCTCAAAATAGTGAAAATTTCGCAAAAGCCATCATGACTACCGATACTTTTCCAAAATATATGGGATTCAAAGTGGAACTTGAAGATGGCACATCTTTTCATATTGCAGGATTTGCCAAGGGCGCCGGAATGATCAACCCAACGATGGCGACAATGCTCTGTTTCATTGTAACCGACGCCAAAGTTCCCGAAGAGGTGATGAAGCCTCTTCTTCAAAAACATGCACAAACCACTTTCAATGCGATCAGTGTTGATGGAGACACCTCTACAAACGATTCTGTTTTTTTAATGGCCAACGGAAAAAGCGAAGTATATGAAAAAGAGGCTTTCGAATACGCTCTTCACACCATCATGCACCATCTTGCTTTGCAGATTGTCAAAGATGGAGAGGGAGCGAACAAACTGGTAGCCTTTAAAATTACAGGCGCAGCCAACGACAAAGATGCTCAAATTGCCGCCAAAGCCCTTACAAATTCGCTTTTAGTGAAAACAGCGCTTTTCGGTGAAGATCCAAACTGGGGAAGAATCGCATCTACCATCGGTGCCAGCGGCATAGAGTGTGATGAAAAGAAACTCACGATCGCTATAGGGGATATCGTTGTTTATGAAAGAGGAAGAAACCTTTTTGACGATGCGCGAGAAAAAAAAGCGCACATTGTCATGAAACAGGATGAATTTGTCATCCATTGTGATCTAGGTCTAGGTGATGGAAAATTTACAGCATATGGCTGCGATCTTGGCTATGAGTATGTCAAAATTAATGCAGAATACAGAACCTAA